The Pasteurella multocida genome contains a region encoding:
- the lolA gene encoding outer membrane lipoprotein chaperone LolA: MNNMLLKTTALLTLFLSSAAWADAASELQQRLSKVNVLSADYAQTVSSSDGKNVQQGSGTLKIKRPNLFRMDNKTPQENQIISDGKTLWFYDPFVEQVTANWVKDAVNNTPFVLLTSDDSSHWVQYNVEQKADTFTLKPKAKQSNIKQFDIRIDSEGVLRNFSTIEKDGQTNLYILRNITNQPLADGVFKFSVPKGVELDDQRQK, translated from the coding sequence ATGAATAACATGTTATTAAAAACCACCGCACTTTTGACCCTCTTTTTGAGCAGTGCAGCTTGGGCTGATGCAGCAAGCGAATTACAGCAACGTTTGAGCAAGGTGAATGTGTTGAGTGCTGATTACGCTCAAACAGTCAGTTCGTCAGACGGAAAAAATGTTCAACAAGGCAGTGGGACATTAAAAATCAAGCGTCCAAATTTATTCCGAATGGATAATAAAACACCGCAAGAAAACCAGATTATTTCAGATGGGAAAACCTTGTGGTTTTATGATCCCTTTGTTGAGCAAGTGACAGCAAATTGGGTCAAAGATGCCGTGAATAACACACCTTTTGTTTTGTTGACGAGTGACGATAGCAGCCACTGGGTACAATACAATGTGGAACAAAAGGCAGATACATTTACTCTCAAACCAAAAGCAAAGCAGAGTAATATTAAGCAGTTTGATATTCGTATTGATAGTGAAGGGGTATTGCGTAACTTCAGTACTATTGAAAAAGATGGTCAAACGAATTTGTATATTTTACGTAATATTACCAACCAACCTTTAGCCGACGGTGTATTCAAGTTTAGTGTGCCTAAAGGGGTAGAACTCGATGACCAACGCCAAAAATAG
- the radA gene encoding DNA repair protein RadA produces MAKAPKTAYVCNDCGAEFSRWQGQCAACKAWNTISEVRLVSSSNSAKGDRFSGYAGETCAKIQTLAEISLQETPRFSSGFHELDRVLGGGVVPGSAILIGGHPGAGKSTLLLQVMCGLAQNMTALYVTGEESLQQVAMRAKRLGLPTDKLNMLSETSVEQICQLADQLKPQIIVIDSIQVMHLADIQSSPGSVAQVRECASFLTRYAKTRQVAIIMVGHVTKDGTLAGPKVLEHCIDCSILLEGEADSRYRTLRSHKNRFGAVNELGVFGMTEQGLREVKNPSAIFLSRGEEQTPGSSVMVIWEGTRPLLVEIQALVDHSMLANPRRVAVGLEQNRLALLLAVLHRHGGLQMSDQDVFVNVVGGVKVTETSADLALLLALISSFRNRPLPQDLVVFGEVGLAGEIRPVPSGQERIGEAAKHGFKRAIVPFANRPKSAVPNMDVFTVKKLSDALAILENF; encoded by the coding sequence ATGGCTAAGGCACCTAAAACAGCATATGTGTGTAATGATTGTGGCGCAGAGTTTTCTCGTTGGCAGGGACAATGTGCGGCATGTAAAGCTTGGAATACGATTAGTGAAGTGCGTTTAGTGTCATCTAGCAATAGCGCAAAAGGCGATCGTTTTAGTGGCTATGCTGGTGAAACGTGCGCGAAGATCCAAACCCTTGCTGAGATTTCATTACAGGAAACACCGCGTTTTTCCAGTGGTTTTCACGAGTTGGATCGCGTTTTAGGGGGCGGTGTAGTACCGGGCAGTGCAATTTTAATTGGTGGTCATCCGGGCGCAGGCAAAAGTACCTTATTGTTACAAGTGATGTGTGGTTTAGCTCAAAATATGACCGCGCTTTATGTGACAGGGGAGGAATCTTTGCAACAGGTGGCCATGCGTGCAAAACGATTAGGCTTACCTACAGATAAATTAAACATGCTGTCTGAAACGTCAGTTGAACAAATTTGTCAGCTAGCGGATCAATTAAAACCGCAAATCATCGTGATTGACTCCATTCAAGTAATGCATTTAGCGGATATTCAGTCTTCGCCAGGGAGTGTGGCACAAGTACGTGAATGTGCCTCTTTTTTAACGCGTTATGCGAAAACCCGCCAAGTAGCGATTATTATGGTGGGACATGTGACGAAAGACGGAACCTTAGCGGGTCCTAAAGTCCTTGAGCATTGTATCGACTGTTCAATTTTGCTCGAAGGAGAGGCGGATTCTCGTTATCGTACTCTACGTAGCCATAAAAATCGTTTTGGTGCTGTGAATGAACTCGGTGTGTTTGGCATGACAGAACAAGGGTTGCGTGAAGTGAAAAATCCATCAGCCATTTTTTTGAGCCGGGGTGAAGAGCAAACGCCAGGGAGTTCAGTGATGGTGATTTGGGAAGGAACACGCCCTTTATTAGTTGAAATTCAGGCGTTAGTTGACCATTCTATGTTAGCAAATCCGCGTCGTGTTGCTGTAGGGTTAGAACAAAACCGTTTAGCCTTGTTATTAGCGGTATTACATCGTCATGGTGGCTTACAAATGTCGGATCAAGATGTGTTTGTTAACGTAGTGGGCGGTGTTAAGGTCACGGAAACCAGTGCAGATTTAGCATTGTTATTGGCATTAATTTCCAGTTTCCGTAACCGCCCATTGCCACAAGATTTAGTGGTTTTTGGTGAAGTGGGGTTAGCGGGAGAAATTCGCCCAGTGCCAAGTGGGCAAGAGCGTATTGGTGAGGCAGCGAAACATGGCTTTAAGCGCGCAATTGTACCTTTCGCAAATAGACCGAAAAGTGCGGTGCCGAATATGGATGTTTTCACCGTTAAGAAATTGTCGGATGCCTTGGCAATTTTAGAGAATTTCTAA
- a CDS encoding TIGR00153 family protein, giving the protein MALNNILGLFAHSPLKPLQKHSEKVTECCNLLIPFFEHTFHGEWDKAEELRAKISECERQADTLKREIRLKLPRGLFMPIDRTDLLELVTQQDKLANFAKDISGRMIGRHFAIPESMQPEFEKYVKRSLDAIIQAHRVIDEMEQLLETGFKGRELDLVNRMINELDAIEDDTDQMQIKLRKMLLGLESRYNPIDVMFLYKTLEWVGVLADQAQRVGSRIELMLARS; this is encoded by the coding sequence ATGGCACTGAATAATATCCTTGGATTATTTGCACATTCGCCGTTAAAACCCTTACAAAAACATTCAGAGAAAGTGACTGAGTGTTGTAATTTACTTATTCCGTTCTTTGAACATACCTTCCACGGTGAGTGGGATAAAGCGGAAGAACTCCGCGCGAAAATCTCAGAATGCGAGCGTCAAGCTGATACGTTAAAACGTGAAATCCGTTTGAAACTGCCACGAGGTTTATTTATGCCAATTGATCGTACAGATTTATTGGAATTAGTCACACAACAAGACAAATTAGCTAATTTTGCAAAAGATATTTCAGGTCGTATGATTGGTCGTCATTTTGCCATTCCTGAAAGTATGCAACCGGAATTTGAAAAATATGTCAAACGCAGCTTAGATGCCATTATCCAAGCCCATCGCGTAATTGATGAAATGGAGCAACTACTCGAAACCGGTTTTAAAGGGCGCGAATTAGATCTTGTCAATCGCATGATCAATGAATTAGATGCGATTGAAGATGATACGGATCAAATGCAAATCAAGTTAAGAAAAATGTTACTTGGTTTAGAGTCTCGTTATAATCCAATTGATGTCATGTTCTTGTATAAAACGCTGGAATGGGTTGGGGTCTTAGCGGATCAAGCTCAACGCGTAGGATCACGAATTGAGTTAATGTTAGCTCGTTCATAA
- a CDS encoding multifunctional CCA addition/repair protein: protein MNNKIKIYLVGGAVRDQLLNLVVKDRDWVVVGATPDDLLSQGYQQVGKDFPVFLHPQTKEEYALARTERKAGSGYTGFICDFSPTISLEQDLSRRDLTINALAQDLDGKIYDFYGGLTDLKQRLLRHVSPAFAEDPLRVLRVARFAARYHTLGFTIASETCELMQQLSQSGELSNLTAERVWLETEKALLEPHPEVYFQTLQEVGALQVLFPELAALQGVPNPAKYHPEIDTFVHTMLVLQQAVLLTENTDSDKSAVRFAAICHDLGKALTPKEILPHHYGHEKAGVMPTRRLCQRFKLPHAIQDFAELCCEYHSHIHKAFELRAETILKLFNRLDVWRKPERFKALLLVCIADTRGRTGFEQVDYPQREFLWQLYQSALQVNVQDIIQQGFQQQAIRDELNRRRIIAIKQTRAEILPRFTNPC from the coding sequence ATGAACAACAAGATAAAAATCTATTTAGTTGGAGGTGCTGTGCGAGATCAGCTCCTCAATCTTGTTGTGAAAGATCGTGATTGGGTCGTAGTTGGTGCAACGCCAGATGATTTACTATCACAAGGCTATCAACAAGTCGGCAAAGACTTTCCTGTTTTTCTGCATCCCCAAACAAAAGAAGAATATGCTCTCGCTAGAACAGAACGTAAAGCGGGTAGCGGCTATACTGGCTTCATTTGTGATTTTTCACCTACAATTTCTTTGGAACAAGATTTAAGTCGACGTGATTTAACTATCAATGCGCTCGCTCAAGATCTTGACGGAAAAATCTATGATTTTTATGGTGGTCTTACGGATTTAAAACAACGTCTTTTACGCCACGTTTCCCCCGCCTTTGCAGAAGATCCGCTACGCGTATTACGTGTGGCACGTTTTGCTGCTCGCTACCATACTCTTGGCTTCACTATTGCATCTGAAACCTGCGAATTGATGCAACAGTTATCACAAAGTGGTGAGCTGTCAAACCTAACCGCAGAACGTGTCTGGTTAGAAACAGAAAAAGCCTTATTAGAACCGCATCCTGAAGTGTATTTCCAAACGCTACAAGAGGTGGGCGCATTACAAGTACTGTTTCCTGAATTAGCTGCATTACAGGGCGTCCCCAATCCCGCGAAATACCATCCAGAAATAGATACGTTTGTGCATACTATGCTGGTCCTACAACAAGCAGTCTTGTTGACAGAAAACACGGACAGTGACAAAAGTGCGGTACGTTTTGCTGCAATTTGTCATGATTTAGGAAAAGCCTTAACACCAAAAGAAATATTGCCACATCATTATGGACATGAAAAAGCTGGTGTCATGCCGACAAGACGCTTATGTCAGCGCTTTAAATTACCTCACGCAATTCAAGATTTTGCAGAACTTTGTTGTGAATATCATTCGCACATACACAAAGCCTTTGAATTACGTGCGGAGACAATATTGAAATTATTCAATCGTCTAGATGTCTGGCGTAAGCCGGAACGTTTTAAAGCACTTTTGTTAGTCTGTATTGCAGACACGCGTGGTAGGACCGGATTTGAACAAGTTGACTATCCACAACGTGAATTTCTCTGGCAACTTTATCAAAGTGCTCTGCAGGTCAACGTGCAAGACATCATCCAACAAGGTTTCCAGCAGCAAGCCATTCGTGATGAACTCAATCGCCGTCGTATAATCGCGATTAAACAGACACGCGCGGAAATCCTCCCGCGCTTTACTAATCCGTGTTAA
- a CDS encoding inorganic triphosphatase yields the protein MGNEVELKLAVTPKFADLLHQELTNFRILAHNTIFLANTYYDTADRVLAKHKMGLRVRQENQQYTLTLKTDGEVHGGLHIRPEYNVTLPDAQPNISLLVEKYALTLPNYAQWELKPVFSTDFERESWLIECGNGTHIEVAFDQGKIVAGEKQTPICEVEFELKSGLPIDLLRFVQTLTLENELRLSSASKAKRGYLLANLTSMTVTNWLEKWREFLQFTQNTTSALAKLRALFRLEQDLIEETFAIGADYFAADFLRTVERIGAFFNLYHYYVEQATLLDSALNQQVGEENACEQTYLLDLLDSHHSLLQQVRELIRLHSESQDNRLVLDKLLGLLQTGHYVKRMIHLTFLTLSN from the coding sequence ATGGGGAATGAAGTCGAGTTAAAATTAGCTGTGACGCCCAAGTTTGCTGATTTATTACATCAAGAATTAACGAATTTTCGTATTCTTGCGCATAACACAATCTTTTTGGCAAATACTTATTACGATACCGCGGATCGTGTCTTAGCAAAACACAAAATGGGGCTACGTGTACGGCAAGAAAATCAACAATACACGCTCACATTAAAAACGGATGGTGAGGTTCACGGCGGTTTGCATATCCGCCCTGAATATAATGTGACTTTGCCTGATGCGCAGCCAAACATATCGTTATTAGTTGAAAAATATGCTTTAACATTGCCGAATTATGCACAATGGGAATTAAAGCCTGTATTTAGTACAGACTTTGAACGTGAGAGTTGGTTAATCGAATGTGGTAACGGAACTCATATTGAAGTGGCGTTTGATCAAGGTAAAATTGTCGCGGGAGAAAAACAGACACCGATTTGTGAAGTTGAATTTGAATTAAAGTCGGGTCTTCCTATTGATTTACTTCGTTTTGTCCAAACGCTTACATTAGAAAACGAGCTCCGTTTAAGTTCAGCGTCAAAAGCAAAAAGAGGTTATCTTTTAGCAAATCTGACTTCCATGACAGTAACGAACTGGTTAGAGAAGTGGCGCGAGTTTCTACAATTTACACAAAACACGACAAGTGCCTTGGCTAAATTGAGAGCATTATTTCGCTTAGAACAAGACTTAATTGAAGAAACCTTTGCAATTGGAGCAGACTATTTTGCTGCAGATTTCTTGCGTACAGTAGAGCGGATTGGCGCGTTCTTTAATCTCTATCACTATTATGTTGAACAGGCAACGTTGTTAGACAGCGCGTTAAATCAACAGGTCGGCGAGGAGAATGCGTGTGAACAAACATATTTACTGGACTTGTTAGACAGTCATCACAGTTTATTACAACAAGTACGTGAATTGATTCGTTTGCATAGTGAAAGTCAGGATAATCGCCTTGTGTTAGACAAATTACTGGGCTTGTTGCAAACAGGTCATTATGTGAAACGTATGATCCATTTAACTTTTTTAACGTTGAGTAATTAA
- the lolB gene encoding lipoprotein insertase outer membrane protein LolB, translated as MKKQHFLLPIIASFFLFACTLDTERPTDVKYISHTDPTWQQHLSQLKKIRDYTNQGQLGYISQKERFSTRFDWQYQNPTNYRLTLSSTLSPTTLSIEVRHNVMHLSDNKGPLRSAQDAKRLLKEIVGMDLPLDQFALWLKGQPDESREYRVAENHLLAHFSYPIDNQQWTADYLSYHQLPLPLPKDILLKTEGQTLKIRIDNWTY; from the coding sequence ATGAAAAAACAACATTTTCTTTTGCCTATCATTGCAAGTTTCTTTTTATTTGCTTGTACCCTGGATACAGAACGTCCAACGGATGTGAAATATATCAGTCACACCGATCCCACGTGGCAACAACATTTATCTCAACTTAAGAAGATTCGCGATTACACTAACCAAGGTCAGTTAGGTTATATCAGTCAGAAAGAACGATTTTCTACTCGTTTTGACTGGCAATACCAAAATCCAACCAACTACCGTCTAACCTTGTCTTCCACACTGAGCCCAACAACCCTATCTATTGAAGTACGTCATAATGTTATGCACCTGTCTGATAATAAAGGACCTCTCCGCTCAGCACAGGATGCCAAGCGGTTACTGAAAGAGATTGTTGGGATGGATTTACCGCTTGACCAATTCGCCCTTTGGTTAAAAGGACAGCCTGATGAGAGTCGGGAATATCGAGTCGCTGAAAATCACTTACTCGCCCACTTTAGCTATCCTATCGATAATCAACAATGGACAGCGGATTACTTAAGCTATCATCAACTTCCACTTCCTTTACCGAAGGATATTTTGTTGAAGACAGAAGGGCAAACTTTAAAGATTCGTATCGATAACTGGACTTATTAA
- a CDS encoding DNA translocase FtsK: MIKRISEKFTPKQYLLAFFFLVGMLFGVYLIVAWSSYSPLDNSWASSSYIPTTINKAGRFGAWFIDLFFVLFGHVGHIIPFLIFGISFYFWRRKGKVPFSFFRLSLWLLGFSIFLCGVCVLFTLLFSNTPYYLSGGVLGGSLVTAFFPMLDFVGLMLSGTLLALLGFVLCSGTSLIRSCIYFYDWLTMKNPTQTQEEETISATPVQQELALQEEPSIQSINESERVFVSEAPSATMDEEKSLINIENLIQIQGLESASQAKESTIPAVPLDDVNQVELGGYAVEPELALPSVSVAFVEDTALSSSEAEHEDSKPFTTLIPHTAGEPLVATEFAMPKVSLSPLDTSLSDNSEIAREDESDLARQFAAQEQQRREEMALRAKALNAEDALQTILAAPEIRQNSTADVSDSTTPHYKPYGESLIHPALQQKVTTQVKPTTPMPSLDLLEHRPSQAHRITQEEIIETSQRIEHQLRNFGVKATVKDVLVGPVVTRYELELQPGVKASKVSSIDTDLARALMFRSIRVAEVIPGKPYIGIETPNVNRQMVTLREVLDSDVFRQSNSLLSMALGKDISGKPVVVDLAKMPHLLVAGSTGSGKSVGVNTMILSLLFRVKPEEVKFIMIDPKVVELSIYDGIPHLLTEVVTDMKKAANALRWCVDEMERRYQLLSALRVRNIEGYNEKIEEYEAMNMPIPNPIWRPGDTMDTLPPALEKLSYIVVIVDEFADLMMVAGKQVEELIARLAQKARAIGIHLILATQRPSVDVITGLIKANIPSRIAFTVASKIDSRTILDQVGAEALLGRGDMLYSGAGSSDLVRVHGAFMSDDEVARVVDDWKARGKPNYIEGILDSGEDEATESNGANSDAGELDDLFDEVVEFVTSTGTTSTSYIQRKFRVGFNRAARIMDQLEEQGIVSAMQNGKREVLARRSSDF; the protein is encoded by the coding sequence ATGATTAAACGAATTTCTGAAAAATTTACCCCTAAGCAGTATCTATTGGCATTTTTCTTTCTTGTGGGCATGCTGTTTGGCGTGTATTTGATCGTTGCTTGGTCAAGTTATTCGCCATTAGATAATTCGTGGGCGTCTTCAAGCTATATTCCTACTACGATTAATAAAGCAGGGAGATTCGGTGCTTGGTTTATTGATTTATTTTTTGTGTTATTTGGGCACGTTGGGCATATTATTCCCTTTCTTATTTTTGGTATTTCTTTTTACTTCTGGCGTCGTAAAGGCAAAGTGCCATTCAGCTTTTTTCGCTTAAGTCTTTGGCTTTTGGGCTTCAGTATTTTTTTATGTGGCGTGTGTGTTTTATTTACCTTACTGTTTTCTAATACGCCTTACTATTTATCTGGTGGTGTGTTGGGAGGAAGTTTAGTGACAGCCTTTTTCCCTATGTTAGATTTTGTGGGGTTAATGCTTTCTGGCACTTTGTTAGCACTACTTGGTTTTGTCCTTTGTTCAGGTACTTCTCTTATTCGTTCGTGTATTTATTTTTATGATTGGTTGACCATGAAAAATCCTACACAAACGCAAGAGGAAGAAACGATTTCCGCCACACCAGTACAACAAGAGCTGGCATTGCAAGAAGAACCGTCAATACAAAGCATAAATGAAAGTGAACGTGTTTTTGTTAGCGAAGCGCCATCAGCCACAATGGATGAAGAAAAGTCATTAATCAATATTGAAAACTTGATTCAAATTCAGGGGCTCGAATCTGCTTCTCAAGCGAAAGAAAGCACGATCCCAGCAGTACCTCTAGACGATGTTAATCAGGTAGAACTCGGCGGTTATGCTGTCGAACCAGAACTCGCCTTGCCAAGTGTCAGTGTGGCTTTTGTTGAAGACACTGCGCTATCTTCCTCTGAGGCAGAACATGAGGATAGCAAGCCGTTCACTACACTAATTCCTCACACCGCAGGAGAGCCACTCGTTGCGACTGAGTTTGCGATGCCTAAAGTTTCGCTATCTCCGTTAGATACAAGTTTATCAGACAATAGCGAGATAGCACGGGAAGACGAAAGTGATCTTGCTCGTCAATTTGCCGCGCAAGAGCAACAGCGCCGTGAGGAAATGGCTTTACGTGCAAAAGCCCTCAATGCGGAAGACGCATTGCAGACAATCTTGGCGGCACCTGAAATTAGGCAAAATAGCACGGCGGATGTCAGTGACAGTACGACACCGCATTATAAACCTTATGGTGAGTCATTAATTCATCCAGCGTTACAACAAAAGGTGACGACGCAGGTAAAACCGACTACCCCCATGCCCAGTTTGGATTTGTTAGAACATCGCCCGAGCCAAGCGCATCGCATTACACAAGAAGAAATTATTGAAACCTCACAACGAATTGAACATCAATTACGTAACTTTGGGGTGAAGGCAACAGTGAAAGATGTGTTAGTGGGACCTGTGGTGACACGTTATGAACTTGAATTACAACCGGGTGTCAAAGCATCGAAAGTGAGCAGTATTGATACGGATTTAGCGCGCGCCTTAATGTTCCGTTCGATTCGTGTGGCGGAGGTGATTCCGGGAAAACCTTATATCGGTATTGAAACTCCTAATGTTAATCGACAAATGGTGACATTACGTGAAGTGCTAGACAGTGATGTGTTCCGTCAGTCTAACTCTTTGCTTTCTATGGCATTAGGTAAGGATATCAGCGGTAAACCAGTAGTGGTGGATTTAGCCAAAATGCCACATTTATTGGTTGCAGGCTCCACCGGTTCAGGGAAATCTGTTGGAGTAAATACCATGATTTTAAGTTTACTTTTCCGGGTGAAACCCGAAGAAGTAAAATTTATTATGATTGATCCTAAAGTAGTAGAACTCTCGATTTATGATGGTATTCCTCACTTGCTGACGGAAGTGGTGACAGACATGAAAAAAGCCGCGAATGCATTGCGTTGGTGTGTTGATGAAATGGAGCGTCGTTACCAATTACTGTCGGCATTAAGAGTTCGTAATATTGAAGGCTACAATGAAAAAATTGAGGAATATGAGGCGATGAATATGCCGATTCCGAATCCAATTTGGCGACCTGGCGATACCATGGATACGTTACCACCGGCGTTGGAAAAACTCAGTTATATTGTTGTCATTGTAGATGAGTTTGCAGATTTAATGATGGTGGCGGGCAAACAAGTCGAGGAGTTGATCGCCCGTTTAGCACAAAAAGCCCGAGCGATAGGTATTCACTTGATTTTGGCAACACAACGTCCATCGGTTGATGTGATTACTGGTTTGATTAAAGCCAATATCCCAAGCCGCATTGCTTTTACCGTCGCCAGTAAAATTGATTCACGCACCATTCTCGATCAAGTGGGGGCTGAAGCCTTATTAGGACGAGGGGATATGTTATATTCTGGTGCGGGCTCTTCTGATTTAGTACGGGTGCATGGTGCTTTTATGAGTGATGATGAAGTGGCACGGGTAGTAGATGACTGGAAAGCACGTGGTAAACCGAATTATATTGAAGGCATTTTAGACAGCGGGGAGGATGAGGCTACGGAGAGTAATGGCGCTAATTCTGATGCCGGTGAGCTAGACGATTTATTTGATGAAGTGGTGGAGTTTGTAACCAGTACAGGAACGACGTCGACTTCATATATTCAACGCAAATTTAGAGTAGGCTTTAACCGGGCGGCCCGAATTATGGATCAACTAGAAGAACAGGGCATTGTTTCTGCGATGCAAAATGGCAAACGTGAAGTGCTTGCTAGACGTTCTTCGGACTTTTAG
- the lrp gene encoding leucine-responsive transcriptional regulator Lrp, protein MEKKLMKALDSIDIKILNELQRNGKISNIDLSKKVGLSPTPCLERVKRLEKQGVIMGYRALLNPELLDSPLLVIVEITLIRGKPDVFEEFNAAVQQLDEIQECHLVSGDFDYLLKTRVADMAAYRKLLGTTLLRLPGVNDTRTYVVMEEVKQTNFLQLK, encoded by the coding sequence ATGGAAAAGAAACTAATGAAAGCCCTAGATAGTATTGATATCAAAATTCTCAATGAGTTACAACGCAATGGAAAAATTTCCAATATCGATTTATCAAAAAAAGTCGGGCTTTCTCCCACACCTTGTTTAGAACGAGTAAAGCGCCTTGAAAAACAAGGTGTGATTATGGGATATCGTGCTTTATTGAATCCTGAATTATTAGATTCCCCTTTATTGGTGATTGTGGAAATTACATTAATTCGCGGTAAACCGGATGTGTTTGAAGAATTTAATGCCGCAGTACAACAATTAGATGAAATTCAAGAATGTCATCTTGTCTCCGGTGATTTTGACTACTTATTAAAAACGCGCGTTGCGGATATGGCGGCATATCGTAAATTGCTCGGCACAACCTTACTACGTTTACCCGGTGTAAATGACACACGTACTTATGTCGTGATGGAAGAAGTCAAACAAACCAATTTTCTCCAACTGAAGTAA
- a CDS encoding inorganic phosphate transporter: protein MELLNQYGTLLVFITAAFGFFMAFGIGANDVSNAMGTSVGSGTITAKQAIIIAMIFESAGAYLAGGEVTETIKSGIIDPMKFVDTPDILVLGMMAALFASGLWLLIASRMGWPVSTTHSIVGAVVGFACVTVGKEAVEWSTIKNIVGSWFITPVIAGIVAYGIFASTQKLIFDTDEPLKNAQKYGPYYMGITAFILCIVTLTKGLKHIGLHLNGFEVFLISLVIGIISIVVCYFYFRSPNFIQKVQRGTFGGVEKVFSILMLLTACAMAFAHGSNDVANAIGPLSAVVSIVEHGGQILPKTQLAWWILPLGAIGIVMGLVVLGYKVMATIGTGITDLTPSRGFAAQFATAITVVVASGTGLPISTTQTLVGAVLGVGFARGIAALNLNVIRNIIASWIVTLPAGAFFAIIIYYVLSFIFH, encoded by the coding sequence ATGGAACTACTTAATCAATATGGTACTTTGCTCGTTTTTATTACGGCTGCATTTGGTTTTTTCATGGCCTTTGGTATTGGTGCGAATGATGTATCAAATGCAATGGGCACCTCTGTTGGCTCAGGTACTATTACTGCCAAGCAAGCCATTATTATTGCAATGATTTTTGAATCCGCCGGGGCTTATTTGGCGGGCGGTGAAGTGACCGAAACCATTAAAAGCGGCATCATTGATCCCATGAAATTTGTGGACACACCAGATATTTTAGTCTTAGGGATGATGGCGGCGCTATTTGCTTCTGGATTATGGTTATTAATTGCTTCACGCATGGGTTGGCCTGTATCTACTACGCATTCGATTGTCGGTGCGGTGGTTGGCTTTGCTTGCGTCACCGTGGGTAAAGAGGCTGTAGAATGGAGCACAATTAAAAACATTGTCGGCAGTTGGTTTATCACACCGGTTATTGCGGGCATTGTCGCTTACGGTATTTTTGCCAGCACGCAAAAATTGATTTTCGATACTGATGAACCCTTAAAAAATGCACAAAAATATGGTCCTTACTACATGGGGATCACCGCTTTTATTCTATGTATTGTGACATTAACGAAAGGGCTAAAACACATTGGTTTACATTTAAATGGCTTTGAAGTCTTTCTGATTTCATTAGTGATTGGCATTATTTCTATCGTGGTGTGCTATTTTTATTTCAGAAGCCCAAATTTCATCCAAAAAGTACAACGTGGTACCTTTGGTGGTGTTGAGAAAGTATTCAGTATTCTAATGCTTCTGACAGCTTGTGCTATGGCATTCGCACATGGTTCTAATGATGTCGCTAATGCGATTGGTCCACTTTCTGCGGTCGTTTCGATTGTAGAACATGGTGGGCAAATTTTGCCAAAAACACAATTGGCTTGGTGGATCTTACCACTTGGTGCAATCGGTATTGTGATGGGCTTAGTCGTATTGGGTTATAAAGTGATGGCAACCATTGGAACAGGCATCACGGATCTCACGCCGAGTCGTGGTTTTGCGGCGCAATTTGCGACAGCCATCACCGTTGTTGTGGCGTCAGGTACTGGTTTGCCAATTTCAACCACGCAAACATTGGTAGGCGCCGTATTAGGTGTCGGTTTTGCACGTGGTATTGCTGCACTCAACCTGAATGTGATCCGCAATATTATTGCTTCTTGGATCGTCACCTTACCTGCAGGTGCATTTTTTGCCATTATCATTTATTATGTACTTAGCTTTATTTTCCACTAA